The stretch of DNA ATACGCACCGCTGTTGATACCGAAGCTGACCACTGCTGCCACATATCCAAGTCTGCTGTGGAACACAGCAAAATAAATGATCATCAGCTGAAGAACTGACGGTGTTCCGCGGATCACATCAACATAAATATCTGCTATCGTAGAAAGAATGGTTCTTCTGCCTTTTTTCGCAGCTCCGAGACGTACCAGCGCCACCACAAGACCGATCAGGATACCTACGATCACAGACAAAAGAGAAACGATCAGTGTAATTCCAAGACCGTTAATATAAAACTTCCAGCGGTTATCCTGAAGGAAAATAAAGCTTAAAAGTCCCAGAAAACCATCTGTTGCTGCTACATCTGTCACATCCTCACTGTTTTCAAGTGTGTCCACAAAATACTTCTGATAAAGATCATCATATTTTCCTGATTTTTTAACTTTTGCAAGCCCGTCATTGATGATCTGGACAAGCTCTGTGTTTCCTTTTTCAATACAGAAAACCGTGTCCTCTGCTGTGCTTGGCACAGACTCATACTGCAGATCTGAATTCTGTTTACAGTAGATCTCAGCCATGATATTGTCGATCAGAACTGCATCTGCTCCACCGTTTTTCAGCTCCATGACTGCACTGGAAGCGTTTTTAAATCTTTTTACTTTGGCATCCTTAACTTCACCGTAATCAGTAGTCTCGCCGGATGCGATCATATCACTCTGTGCACCCTCCAGAACTGCAACTGTTTTTCCGGACATCTCCTCAAAATCCTTGATCGGATTATCCTTACGGCTGATGATGCACTGTGTACCGGTGTAGTAAACATCGGAAAAATCAACGCTTTTTTTACGATCCTCAGTAGGTCCGATTCCGGCAGCGATCACCTGCACATCTCCGGCCTCCATGGAACCCATCAGGGAATCGAAAGGCATATCCTTCCATACCAGCTTTACATTTTCTTCCTTGGCTATCGCCTCCAGAAGATCGTAATCAAAACCTGTAATATTTCCATCATCGTCCAGGTATTCAAACGGTGAATACTCTGCATTCGTTCCTATGATGATGGTCTGCTGTTCTGCCGCTTTTACTGCCACTGCACTGCTGAAATACACCGGCAGAGCCATGATCATGCACAGTACAAAACAGATAAGAGCTCTGCTTTTTCCATTGCGTCCCATTATTTTCCCCTCCTGCTATTCATATTTTTTTCCGTAGCCAAAAGCACCTTCCATACCACAGATGCCTGCTGCAAAAGCTGCTGCCTCTTCAAGACTTTCACAGATCGCGGTTTCCTTATCCATACCAGCTTTAGTTCTTCCAATAAAGCCAGTAAGGAAAGACGCGATCAGGGAATCTCCTGCACCGAGAGTATCCTTCACTTTCTCAAGCGGAGCTGCTTCCTGGGCAAAAAATTTCTCCCCATCATAGAGAATACAGCCTTTCGCACCTCTGGAAGCCATGGCAAGTTCCGGTCCCATGGAGGTGAGCTTTTTCAGATGTTCTTCTGCCTCCTCATCGGTTCCATCAAAAGAGCAAAAAGCATATGTAACATACGGTGCCGTTTTTTCATAATATTCTTCTGTGGAATCATCGGAAAAATCGAAGGAGACCGGGATTCCGGCTTCTTTGATCTTGTGGAGCTCACTCTCTGTAAAAGAGTAATTTCCACTGTGTACCACATCGAAGCCTTTCATATATTCCAGATCAAAACGATCAAGGATATACGGTGTTTTTCCACGGATACCACCATCATTAAAATCCAGGAACTCACGGTCTCCGTCTTTTAATGTGATCCTGGAATAACCGTTTTCACCGTGAAGCTGTTTACATTTCACAGTTTCCACGCCGATTCTTTCCAGTGTATCCATGATCAGATCTGCTCTGTCGTCATCTCCGAAATATCCCATATACGCTGTTTTTTCACATCCGGCCATTTTACCGTAGACACTGACATTTACACAGTTGCCGCCTGGATACATGGTTTTTAGGTGATCATAGATATCCACAACATTGTCTCCGAACCCAAGGAGTTTTGTACTGTATCTGCTCATTTTTCCCCTTTCTCTGTGCACAGGCACAGGCAGCGTTTTTAGTATTCCACAACGCCCATATATCTTCTCATATCCAGCGGATGACGGCGTTTATCCTGCAGTGCAGTGCGGTAAACAGTTGTCATGGTATAGAAAAGCATTGGTGTAAAATATTCCACGCAGCTGTCGTCAATAGCTGCCATGCCAAGTTTGTCTGCATCGATCACTTCGTATTTTTTTCCGTATTTTTCAAGGAAAGTCAGCACACGCTCATCCATCATACGGTTTCTGCCCCTGCTCATCATAAGAATATACAGATGATCCTCATCCGTTACCTCAAACGGTCCATGGAAATATTCCGCACTGTTCAGATAACCGCAGTCCATCCACTGCATTTCCTGAAGTGAGCAGATCGCAAAGCCATATGCCTGAGAATAGGAGGCTCCGGATGCCATGATATAGAGGTTCGGTTCCTCTGAATATTTTTCTGCAAAAAGCCATGCCGCATTCTGCTGATCCTTCACTGCTGCTGCAATAATCTCATCGATCTTATCAAATCCTTCTGCGATTTTGTCATAAAGAACATATCCCGGCTCCTGTATTTTCATCAGCTCATTAAGAATACGAAGTACGATTCCCTGCGGCTTCTCTGCCTCTTTCACTCCCGGTGCCCAGTCATATACAATAGATATCCACTCATCTGTATCGCAGGCAGATCCCGGTGCATGTGTCATAGTCACAACTGCTGCACCTGCATTCATTCCTACTTTCGCCGCTTCCAGGCATTCTTTGGTCTTTCCGCTGTGAGAACAGATGATCAAAAGGCTGTCTTTTCCAAGCTTCTTAGGCGGTGTCAGTGCAAACTCTCTTGCAGGGATCCACTGTGCATCCATCACTGCTGACTCCGCACGCAGGAAATAGTATCCCGGGTACAAATCTACAAGAGATCCTCCGCATGCAAGAAAATACACATTTTTGATTGTTCCATGCTCTTCACTGATCTTATTTACGATTTTTACTGCGTCCATTTTCATCCTCCGGTTTTCGTGGAAATTCGTCTGATAATCCTCTGAATCCATTGAAAATACAGGTTTTTTCGAATTTTCAGATGATTTTCTTTCTCTTAAATTTTTGCATTTTATCTTTTTAAAAAATATAACATATTATAACGTTATAGTAAAGAGTATATTCATAATTTATGATTAATTATTCATCCTATACACATTCCTCCGCACTGCAAAGGTTTGTCTCTTACTGGACAAATATATCCGCACTATAGTAAAATATCGTTTATGAACAATCTCAGAAAGGATATTTTCATGTTAAATAAAAATTCAATCCAGCCGCTTTACAAACAGCTTATGGATATTATTACCAGCCAGATCAAAAACGGTACCTACAAGCCCGGGGAAAAAATCCCGACAGAGCCGGAGCTTGCAGAGCTTTACCAGGTCAGCAGGATCACTGTCCGACGTACAGTGGAGGAGCTTTGTACACAAGGGTATCTGATCAAGCATCAGGGCAAGGGAACTTTCGTAAAGTCTCCTATGATCTTCCGTAAATTTGAATCCCAGAAAAATATGAGCTTTTCCGAATCCTGCCGTCAGAATGACCGTATTCCGAAATCTCACGTACTGTCCTTCTGCAAAAAAAATGCGAACACCGTAACCTCTGATTTTCTGCAGCTTGCTCCCAATGAAGAAGTTTTTTTCCTGGAACGTCTTCTTCTGGCTGACAGTATTCCGGTTATTGATGTTCACACCTGGCTCCCCACACGGCTTTTCCCGGATTTTGATCCGAACGCTGTAGAAAACGGTTCTTTTTTTGAATATATAAAAAATACCTACTGCTGTACGATCGCGGAGTCCAGCCGCAGCACCATTTCTGTTACTGCAGCCTCTCCGGATATGGCAAAAACTTTGCGTCTGTCTTCCGGTGATCCTGTGCTGATCCTGGATTCCTATATGGAAGCTCCTGATGGAAGTCCGCTTTACATCAGCCGTGAATACATTGCAGGTTCCCGCTATACGATTTCATTTTGAAGAATCAAATACAGTTTATTCAGGACTCCGATCCATCACTGCCTGTCATCTGTGCCTCAATAGCCTTTCCAAGGCGGTTATAGATCTTCACCGCATCCTCCACATGGAGCGGGCTTCCGGTATTTCCCGATGCGCCTGCCGTTACCAGTATGTATTCCCTGTCGTAGACCTCTGCAAAGCTTGCAAGACACAGACCCGCCTCGCTGGTATATCCTGTCTTGCCACCCAGGATCTTGCCGCCGGTAACGGAAGGGTCAGAAAGATTTTTGAACATGGTACTGTAATATGTAATCCCGCTGGGATGGATATTCGTCACTCCTGTGGAATGCCGTGGACTCTCAATGATCTCTCTGAACGTATCGTTCCGAAGCGCATACCTGAGCAGCACCGCAATATCTCTCACCGTACTGTAATGATCCGGATCATGAAGCCCTGTAGTATCACAGAAATGCGTACCATTCATTCCAATCCTCTGTGCCTTCTTATTCATCAGCTCTACAAATCCATCCCTGGAACCGCCTACAGTATCTGCCAGTGCGATACAGCACTCCGCACCGGATGGCAGCATGGCACCATAAAGAAGATCGATGGCCCGCACGGTCTCACCGGGCTGAAATCCTGCCTGGGTGGCATCCTGCTCATAAAGCCCCTGGAACATTTCCTGGGTCAGTGTGATCTCCTGATCCAGATCATCCAGGTTCTCAATAGCCACGAGCACCGTCATGATCTTCGTCATGGAAGCCGGATAGATCTTCTCATCGCCCTTCATATTTCCGATGATCTTTCCGCCTTTTACCTGCATCAGCACTGCGTAGGGACTGTTGATACCGCTCATCTCAAGCTTACGGACAACCGGTCTCTGCAGAGACTCCATCCAGTCACCTACCCCTTTGTTCCAGCCGATGATCACTACAAGTGTCAGGATCACGATAGCCTCTACCACCAGGCAGAGTATCATTTTTATTTTGTTTACCTGTTTTTTTATTTTCTTCGCTCTACGCTTTTTTGATCTCAATTTATACTCCCTGTTCAGACAAATTCATCTGTAAGAAAAACTTACAGAAACGTTTTCCCCATCTTTTTTATATTAACATGATTATTATTTTTTATGTCAAAAACTTACTAAATTTCTGATTATCTTTTCATAAGTTGGTAAATGCCGATATATCCCGTATTTTAGGGCTTTATCGGTATTTTCTTTTTGGAAGATACCTTGCATAAGCTGGCATTTACCAGCATGAAAATGCAACCAAAAGTAGTAAATGAGTAGTAAATATAAGTTCCGATATTAACAAGCCAGTCTTTCCAGCTCTGCTTTTGCAGATTGAAATGTACCGTGTGCGTAATAACCAAGTGTCATGGTTATGTTAGCGTGTCCCATGAGATATTGCAGAGTGTTTGGGTTCATTCCTCTGTTTGCCATATTCGTACAATAAGTATGTCGGAATGAATGTGGTGTGATGTTCGGTAACTTGTCCGTGTGATACTTGTTATACTTCTTAATCAGTCCTCGCACCATGCCCTCATAGTTTCCTGCAATTTTAGGCAAGCCCTCACGGTTCAAGAATAGGAAATTGCTGTAACCACCTACAATCAGCGGTTGTGCCTTTCCTCTGTTCTTTAGTATTCTTTGGATTGCTTGATAAGCCCGTTCTGTCAATGGAAGTTCTCGTTTTCCGTTTTTGGTCTTTGGCGTTTCAATATAGTAGCCGATTTCGCTATCTTTCAATAGCTGGTGGTCTATATTGAGTATTCTGTTCTGCATATCAATATGCGTCGTCAGTCCGCAAAATTCAGAAATACGAAGTCCCGTTTCCAGAAGAAGTACAACCTCATCATAATACTTACTGTAAATCTTGTCCGTTTCCATAAAGGCAAGCAGGCGTTCTTCCTGCTCTGGTGTAAGAATAACTTTCTGCTCCGTATCATCTTCCAGAACATCACTTAGCTTAAATTCAAACGGGTTCTTTCTGATACAGTCGTCTTGTATCGCCATATAAAATGACGCTTTCAAGGAACGCTTATAGTTATCAATCGTTTTATAGGAATATCCTTTTTCACTCATTCTGATAGCCCATTCTTTAGCGTCCGACTGCTTCACAGTATCAATCGCCCTCATACCCAATGGGTCATTTTTCAGAGCATTCATAAGATACTGTCGTCCCTTTTCAGTAGCCCTTTTGATGTTCTTTCTTTGGCTGTTTTTCTTGTCGTAGAGCTGGCAGACTGTCATTTTACCGCCGACTGTGTCGATACCGTCGTTAAGGTCTTTTTTTATCTGTGCTTCTTTTTCCCTCAATGAAATATCATCACGCTTTCCAGCAGGTGTCTTGTCTGTCGGTACAAGTTTCCAAGAATAGATAAATTGTGGCTTTCCGTATATATCGGTATATTTATAAACGTATCTTCCGTCTTTTCGCTGGCTCTCTCCATTACGCAAATTGCGATTTTTACTGTCTTTTCGTTTTACATTAGACATAGTGTAAAGCTCCTTTCCGTCATGGAATGAGCCGTGATACGCTATACTTTATTATACCATATTCACGGCTCAATGACATTAGATTTCGTCCAATGTATCTATGATTTTTTCAAATTGTTTTCTCTTTATCTGAATACGATTACCGTTCACGATAACCCAGCCAGCGTCAAGATTTTCTTCAGCTAATTTACGCAATTTCTTTTCGCCAATACGGAAGTATTTGGACGCTTCTTCAATCGTCAGCGTATATTTTTCCCAGATAGGCACATCAGTATTGTTCATAATCTATGCACCCCCTTTACTGTGTGCCATTTTTTACAAGCAGACAGACGGCTTTGGAAAGCTCCGTTAGTATCTCAACTATTCCCATTCTTGTGGGCAGAACCGCACCATGCGGACGTATCATTATTCTGTGAGGGTAGGTCGTGGCAAAGCGACTTTTCCAACGGTCGCTCTCGGATCACTGCGTGGGTCGCTCGCTTTCTTTTGGAAAGGTCGTGGCGTACAGTCCCCGTGGCTTGCTACCTCACAAACGTATCTGTCTGCTTTATTCAATTTTCAAAGAACCGTGGCGAAAGCTCATAAAAGCTCTCATTTTCAAAATAGTAGCGGAGCAGGAAAGAGGGGTGTCAAATCAAACTCCGCTGAAAACTGCTTATTCTTCGATTTCTAAAGGAATATCGAAATCTAACATCATTTTTATCAATGCTTCTCTGATACGTCCTTTTAACTCCATATCCACAGCAATATAGACGTTGCCGTATTCATCATAGAGTGGACGCAGACAGCATTTTGATATGTATGGGTCATAAAATGCAAGTATCTTTTCAATCGCTTTTGCGTCCCCGTCCGTAGCTGATGAAATCAGATAAAAAGACGGTTTCTTAAACGTGCGTTTCATTTTCTACTTTTCCTCCTTGAGTATTTTTTTCATAAGTTCCAATGAGTTGTACCGATTTTGAAAAACTCCACTTCTGGAAATGTTTTGTACTCTGGCAATTTCTTCGTTGTTCATTTCCAAGAAATAGTACATCAGTAAATTTTCTCGGTTACGGTCAGACAGCTTTTTCAAGGCTTCTGCAAGTTCATCGTCATAAACACGAATATCATTGCCACAAACATTGAAAATAGTATAGTCGGTTTCGTAATCGTCCCAGACAGTAAATTTCTCAACAATAATCTCTGGAAGTTCACAGAATGGAATTTCATTCTTTTTTCTTCGCTTCAACTCTTTTTGGTAATTCTTTACAATGCCTTTGACAACTTTCTTCAATTTACTTTCAAACTGGCATTGTATTGTTTTCTGGAAATCAGACGGTTTCATAATCTCACCCCCTTTCCAGCTATGACTTGAAAAGTGTTTATCCCTCTTTCCGCACCATATCTGTACAGCAAGGTGTGATTTGTTAAGTTGAAACCGAAAAAAGTTGAAAAAATTTTTTGGGTACAAAAAAAGCCCGCACAAAACATATAGTCTGTACGAGCTTCTAAAGCTATTTCATATTCAGTTGTAAAGGTAATGCTGTTAGGTTGTATCTGAATTTGTAAGAGTGTACTTAAAGCGTTCCATAATACAAGCCCCCTTTAAAGCACTTATTTTACTGTCTTTTTCGTAATCTTATAAATATATTCTTCTGGCGTAGGGCGTTTATTGCCAAAATACTTTTTGAAATTTGCCTGCACATCAGGGTCAGTGCTGTTCATAGCTTCATCAATCGTCGCTTCTATATCCGCCCGAACATCAGCCAATGATACACCGCCAGCTTTTGCACCAGCTTTCAATGCTTTTTTTATATCACGTTTTTTTAGTCCTAACATAATAATTTGCTCCTATTGTATATCATTCTTTTCTACATATTTAGAAAGAAAATACCAAGATACTATAAATAAAATAAGTGAAAGCACAGTACTGATTGTCATTGATAAAATGTTATTTCCAATCAATTT from Blautia sp. SC05B48 encodes:
- a CDS encoding PfkB family carbohydrate kinase, coding for MSRYSTKLLGFGDNVVDIYDHLKTMYPGGNCVNVSVYGKMAGCEKTAYMGYFGDDDRADLIMDTLERIGVETVKCKQLHGENGYSRITLKDGDREFLDFNDGGIRGKTPYILDRFDLEYMKGFDVVHSGNYSFTESELHKIKEAGIPVSFDFSDDSTEEYYEKTAPYVTYAFCSFDGTDEEAEEHLKKLTSMGPELAMASRGAKGCILYDGEKFFAQEAAPLEKVKDTLGAGDSLIASFLTGFIGRTKAGMDKETAICESLEEAAAFAAGICGMEGAFGYGKKYE
- a CDS encoding site-specific integrase, whose protein sequence is MSNVKRKDSKNRNLRNGESQRKDGRYVYKYTDIYGKPQFIYSWKLVPTDKTPAGKRDDISLREKEAQIKKDLNDGIDTVGGKMTVCQLYDKKNSQRKNIKRATEKGRQYLMNALKNDPLGMRAIDTVKQSDAKEWAIRMSEKGYSYKTIDNYKRSLKASFYMAIQDDCIRKNPFEFKLSDVLEDDTEQKVILTPEQEERLLAFMETDKIYSKYYDEVVLLLETGLRISEFCGLTTHIDMQNRILNIDHQLLKDSEIGYYIETPKTKNGKRELPLTERAYQAIQRILKNRGKAQPLIVGGYSNFLFLNREGLPKIAGNYEGMVRGLIKKYNKYHTDKLPNITPHSFRHTYCTNMANRGMNPNTLQYLMGHANITMTLGYYAHGTFQSAKAELERLAC
- a CDS encoding GntR family transcriptional regulator; this translates as MLNKNSIQPLYKQLMDIITSQIKNGTYKPGEKIPTEPELAELYQVSRITVRRTVEELCTQGYLIKHQGKGTFVKSPMIFRKFESQKNMSFSESCRQNDRIPKSHVLSFCKKNANTVTSDFLQLAPNEEVFFLERLLLADSIPVIDVHTWLPTRLFPDFDPNAVENGSFFEYIKNTYCCTIAESSRSTISVTAASPDMAKTLRLSSGDPVLILDSYMEAPDGSPLYISREYIAGSRYTISF
- a CDS encoding SIS domain-containing protein, with protein sequence MDAVKIVNKISEEHGTIKNVYFLACGGSLVDLYPGYYFLRAESAVMDAQWIPAREFALTPPKKLGKDSLLIICSHSGKTKECLEAAKVGMNAGAAVVTMTHAPGSACDTDEWISIVYDWAPGVKEAEKPQGIVLRILNELMKIQEPGYVLYDKIAEGFDKIDEIIAAAVKDQQNAAWLFAEKYSEEPNLYIMASGASYSQAYGFAICSLQEMQWMDCGYLNSAEYFHGPFEVTDEDHLYILMMSRGRNRMMDERVLTFLEKYGKKYEVIDADKLGMAAIDDSCVEYFTPMLFYTMTTVYRTALQDKRRHPLDMRRYMGVVEY
- a CDS encoding helix-turn-helix domain-containing protein, whose translation is MKRTFKKPSFYLISSATDGDAKAIEKILAFYDPYISKCCLRPLYDEYGNVYIAVDMELKGRIREALIKMMLDFDIPLEIEE
- a CDS encoding excisionase, whose translation is MNNTDVPIWEKYTLTIEEASKYFRIGEKKLRKLAEENLDAGWVIVNGNRIQIKRKQFEKIIDTLDEI
- a CDS encoding RNA polymerase sigma factor, whose translation is MKPSDFQKTIQCQFESKLKKVVKGIVKNYQKELKRRKKNEIPFCELPEIIVEKFTVWDDYETDYTIFNVCGNDIRVYDDELAEALKKLSDRNRENLLMYYFLEMNNEEIARVQNISRSGVFQNRYNSLELMKKILKEEK
- a CDS encoding D-alanyl-D-alanine carboxypeptidase family protein; protein product: MRSKKRRAKKIKKQVNKIKMILCLVVEAIVILTLVVIIGWNKGVGDWMESLQRPVVRKLEMSGINSPYAVLMQVKGGKIIGNMKGDEKIYPASMTKIMTVLVAIENLDDLDQEITLTQEMFQGLYEQDATQAGFQPGETVRAIDLLYGAMLPSGAECCIALADTVGGSRDGFVELMNKKAQRIGMNGTHFCDTTGLHDPDHYSTVRDIAVLLRYALRNDTFREIIESPRHSTGVTNIHPSGITYYSTMFKNLSDPSVTGGKILGGKTGYTSEAGLCLASFAEVYDREYILVTAGASGNTGSPLHVEDAVKIYNRLGKAIEAQMTGSDGSES
- a CDS encoding ABC transporter permease subunit (The N-terminal region of this protein, as described by TIGR01726, is a three transmembrane segment that identifies a subfamily of ABC transporter permease subunits, which specificities that include histidine, arginine, glutamine, glutamate, L-cystine (sic), the opines (in Agrobacterium) octopine and nopaline, etc.), whose translation is MGRNGKSRALICFVLCMIMALPVYFSSAVAVKAAEQQTIIIGTNAEYSPFEYLDDDGNITGFDYDLLEAIAKEENVKLVWKDMPFDSLMGSMEAGDVQVIAAGIGPTEDRKKSVDFSDVYYTGTQCIISRKDNPIKDFEEMSGKTVAVLEGAQSDMIASGETTDYGEVKDAKVKRFKNASSAVMELKNGGADAVLIDNIMAEIYCKQNSDLQYESVPSTAEDTVFCIEKGNTELVQIINDGLAKVKKSGKYDDLYQKYFVDTLENSEDVTDVAATDGFLGLLSFIFLQDNRWKFYINGLGITLIVSLLSVIVGILIGLVVALVRLGAAKKGRRTILSTIADIYVDVIRGTPSVLQLMIIYFAVFHSRLGYVAAVVSFGINSGAYVSEVIRGGILAVDKGQSEAGRSLGLGYKDTMRFIIIPQAVKTILPAMGNEFIQLIKETSILGYVGIMDLTKAASYVSSRTYQMFIPLIVAGIMYYLIVKCLSLLLKRFERRLRESD